From a single Streptomyces rubradiris genomic region:
- a CDS encoding alpha/beta hydrolase — protein MRSSRTASLLAAGAAAVMVPVLLPATASAAPSAAGDPLGRYLAQKPAWHRCDPETPASFQCATIKVPLDYSRPGGKKLDLAISRWKTSTKKQHRGSLLLNPGGPGGSGLDMPLYIGGELPASVKNTYDLVGFDPRGVGASSPVGCGLTAKEQDWQRPYKKATFAKDVAWARTVAEKCYARQGDKLRHISTRDTARDMDVIRAVLGEKKISYLGYSYGTYLGAVYTQLFPHRTDRIVLDSAVDPARVWRGMIQVWAEGAEPAFTRWTEWTAERNSAYGLGATPKAVRKTFYDLVAQADRKPIDVEGTRMTGDDIRLTSRAAFFSVRDAAEWVVTLKKAAAGTPAGRGLRTPAPVPPSFARATPEDNGEAAFWSVLCADQRDWPRDPEQYRADAIRDKKKYPLYGDFGSSIKPCAFWKTGGEPTTKVDNKVRALILQNEWDSQTPLTSGQGLRRAMKGAKMVTVAGGVGHGVYGNKSCADKTATTYLTTGKLPSKDITCKATPQAAERGSLLPLPLPGSRGLPGPDSRF, from the coding sequence GTGCGAAGCAGTAGAACCGCCTCCCTGCTGGCGGCCGGTGCCGCCGCCGTCATGGTGCCCGTGCTCCTCCCGGCCACCGCCTCCGCCGCCCCGTCCGCCGCCGGCGATCCCCTCGGCCGGTACCTCGCGCAGAAGCCCGCCTGGCACCGCTGCGACCCGGAGACGCCGGCCTCCTTCCAGTGCGCCACGATCAAGGTGCCGCTCGACTACAGCCGCCCCGGCGGCAAGAAGCTCGACCTCGCGATATCGAGGTGGAAGACGAGCACCAAGAAGCAGCACCGGGGCTCGCTGCTGCTCAACCCGGGCGGCCCGGGCGGCTCCGGCCTCGACATGCCCCTGTACATAGGGGGCGAACTGCCCGCATCCGTGAAGAACACCTACGACCTCGTCGGCTTCGACCCGCGGGGCGTCGGCGCGAGCTCCCCCGTCGGCTGCGGTCTGACCGCCAAGGAGCAGGACTGGCAACGCCCGTACAAGAAGGCCACGTTCGCCAAGGACGTGGCGTGGGCCCGGACCGTCGCCGAGAAGTGCTACGCCAGGCAGGGCGACAAGCTCCGCCACATCTCCACCCGCGACACCGCCCGCGACATGGACGTGATCCGCGCCGTGCTCGGCGAGAAGAAGATCTCCTACCTCGGCTATTCGTACGGCACCTACCTCGGCGCGGTCTACACGCAGCTGTTCCCCCACCGCACCGACCGGATCGTCCTGGACAGCGCCGTCGACCCGGCCCGGGTCTGGCGCGGCATGATCCAGGTCTGGGCGGAGGGCGCCGAACCCGCCTTCACCCGCTGGACCGAGTGGACCGCCGAGCGGAACTCCGCCTACGGGCTGGGCGCGACCCCGAAGGCCGTCCGCAAGACCTTCTACGACCTGGTCGCCCAGGCCGACCGCAAGCCGATCGACGTGGAGGGCACGCGGATGACCGGTGACGACATCCGCCTCACCAGCCGCGCCGCGTTCTTCAGCGTGCGGGACGCCGCCGAGTGGGTCGTCACGCTGAAGAAGGCCGCCGCGGGCACGCCCGCCGGCCGGGGCCTGAGGACGCCGGCGCCCGTTCCGCCGTCGTTCGCCCGTGCCACGCCCGAGGACAACGGCGAGGCCGCCTTCTGGTCGGTCCTCTGCGCCGACCAGCGCGACTGGCCGCGCGACCCGGAGCAGTACCGCGCCGACGCGATCCGCGACAAGAAGAAGTACCCGCTCTACGGCGACTTCGGCTCCTCCATCAAGCCGTGCGCCTTCTGGAAGACCGGCGGCGAGCCCACCACCAAGGTGGACAACAAGGTCCGCGCGCTGATCCTGCAGAACGAGTGGGACTCCCAGACGCCGCTGACCAGCGGGCAGGGCCTGCGCCGTGCCATGAAGGGCGCGAAGATGGTCACCGTCGCCGGGGGTGTCGGACACGGCGTCTACGGCAACAAGTCGTGCGCCGACAAGACGGCCACCACCTACCTGACCACCGGCAAGCTGCCGTCGAAGGACATCACCTGCAAGGCCACGCCTCAGGCGGCCGAGCGCGGCAGCCTGCTCCCGCTGCCGCTCCCGGGCTCCCGCGGCCTGCCGGGTCCGGACAGCCGGTTCTGA
- a CDS encoding class I adenylate-forming enzyme family protein, whose amino-acid sequence MNETPHTLASARTLWELVTRRAALTPGRPVLLQEDRALTFGDLRVRAERVAAGLYGMGVRPGTVVAWQLPTRVETVLLSLALARLGAVQSPLIPYYRDREAGFALRATEAEFFAVPGVWRGHDHTAMARRLGAPGVFEAYGTLPDGDPSVLPPPPAEGTSVRWIYWTSGTTSDPKGVLHTDRSLIAAGSCLAHALRLTPHDVGSMAFPYAHIAGPDYTVMLLLYGFPAVLSERFALPGALAEYRRHGVTVAGGSTAFYSMFLAEQRRRPGERLLPSLRLLAGGGAPRPPELYHAVVRELGVRLTHGYGMTEAPMITMGDPEDTPENLATTEGRPGEGMEIRIVDGEIRLRGEAVCQGYLDPAQTAAAFDADGFLRTGDLGHLTASGHLVLTGRRKDVIIRKGENISAREIEDLLAAHPAVTDAAVIGLPDPERGELLCAVLEHRPGTARPTLAEIVSFLRAAGLSVHKLPERLEVLAELPRDDTLRKVLKYRLRERFSHS is encoded by the coding sequence ATGAACGAGACCCCGCACACCCTCGCCTCCGCCCGCACGCTGTGGGAGCTGGTCACCCGCCGCGCCGCGCTCACGCCCGGCCGCCCGGTGCTGCTCCAGGAGGACCGGGCGCTCACCTTCGGCGACCTGCGCGTCCGCGCCGAGCGCGTCGCGGCCGGCCTGTACGGCATGGGGGTGCGCCCCGGCACGGTGGTCGCCTGGCAGCTGCCCACCCGCGTCGAGACCGTCCTGCTGTCCCTGGCGCTGGCCCGCCTGGGCGCCGTGCAGTCCCCGCTGATCCCCTACTACCGGGACCGGGAGGCCGGCTTCGCGCTGCGCGCCACCGAGGCGGAGTTCTTCGCCGTACCGGGCGTCTGGCGCGGCCACGACCACACCGCGATGGCCCGCCGGCTCGGCGCGCCGGGCGTGTTCGAGGCGTACGGCACCCTTCCCGACGGCGACCCGTCCGTGCTGCCCCCGCCGCCCGCCGAGGGCACCTCGGTCCGCTGGATCTACTGGACCTCGGGCACCACCTCCGACCCCAAGGGCGTGCTGCACACCGACCGCTCCCTGATCGCCGCCGGCTCCTGCCTGGCCCACGCGCTGCGCCTGACCCCGCACGACGTCGGCTCCATGGCCTTCCCGTACGCCCACATCGCCGGGCCCGACTACACGGTGATGCTCCTGCTGTACGGCTTCCCGGCGGTGCTGTCCGAGCGGTTCGCGCTGCCCGGCGCGCTCGCGGAGTACCGGCGGCACGGGGTGACGGTGGCGGGCGGCTCGACGGCCTTCTACTCGATGTTCCTGGCCGAGCAGCGCCGGCGGCCGGGCGAGCGGCTGCTCCCCTCGCTGCGGCTGCTCGCGGGCGGCGGCGCGCCCAGGCCGCCCGAGCTGTACCACGCGGTGGTCCGCGAACTGGGCGTGCGGCTCACCCACGGCTACGGCATGACCGAGGCCCCGATGATCACCATGGGCGATCCCGAGGACACCCCGGAGAACCTGGCCACGACGGAGGGCCGGCCCGGCGAGGGCATGGAGATCCGGATCGTCGACGGCGAGATACGGCTGCGCGGGGAGGCCGTCTGCCAGGGCTACCTGGACCCCGCCCAGACGGCCGCCGCCTTCGACGCCGACGGCTTCCTGCGCACCGGCGACCTGGGACACCTGACCGCCTCCGGGCACCTGGTCCTCACCGGCCGCCGCAAGGACGTGATCATCCGCAAGGGGGAGAACATCTCCGCCAGGGAGATCGAGGACCTGCTGGCCGCGCACCCGGCGGTGACCGACGCGGCGGTGATCGGCCTGCCCGACCCCGAGCGCGGGGAACTGCTCTGCGCGGTTCTCGAACACCGGCCGGGCACCGCGCGGCCGACCCTCGCGGAGATCGTGTCCTTCCTCCGGGCGGCCGGCCTGTCCGTGCACAAGCTCCCGGAACGGCTGGAGGTGCTGGCCGAGCTGCCGCGCGACGACACCTTGCGCAAGGTGCTCAAGTACCGCCTCAGGGAACGGTTTTCGCACTCCTGA
- a CDS encoding amidohydrolase family protein: MARELPRIISVDDHVIEPAHLFETWLPARYRDRGPRPLTAGIGELAYVGGKYQITMDPEGPPTDWWIYEDLKFPYKRNIAAVGFDRDEMTLEGITREQMRRGCWDPRARLADMDLNHVEASLCFPTFPRFCGQTFAEAHDKEVALACVRAYNDWMVEEWCGDSGGRLIPLCLVPLWDVELAVAEIRRNAARGVRAVTFSEIPTHLGLPSIHSGYWNPFFAECQDTGTVVAMHIGSSSQMPAASPDAPPAVQASLSFNNAMASMTDYLFSGVLVRFPRLKLAYSEGQMGWIPYALERADDVWEEHRAWGGVRDLVPEPPSTYYYRQIYCCFFRDRHGVASLDAVGRDNATFETDYPHVDSTFPHTKEVALDHVKDLDDETVHKLMRGNAIRMLGLDLD; encoded by the coding sequence ATGGCGAGAGAACTGCCCCGCATCATCAGCGTCGACGACCACGTGATCGAACCCGCCCACCTCTTCGAGACCTGGCTGCCCGCCCGCTACCGGGACCGCGGACCCCGGCCGCTGACCGCCGGGATCGGGGAACTCGCCTACGTGGGCGGGAAGTACCAGATCACCATGGACCCCGAGGGCCCGCCCACCGACTGGTGGATCTACGAGGACCTGAAGTTCCCGTACAAGCGCAACATCGCCGCCGTCGGCTTCGACCGGGACGAGATGACCCTGGAGGGCATCACCCGCGAGCAGATGCGGCGCGGCTGCTGGGACCCCAGGGCGCGGCTGGCGGACATGGACCTCAACCACGTCGAGGCCAGCCTCTGCTTCCCCACCTTCCCGCGCTTCTGCGGGCAGACCTTCGCCGAGGCCCACGACAAGGAGGTCGCCCTGGCCTGTGTCCGCGCCTACAACGACTGGATGGTGGAGGAGTGGTGCGGGGACAGCGGCGGCCGGCTGATCCCGCTGTGCCTGGTCCCGCTGTGGGACGTGGAGCTGGCCGTCGCGGAGATCCGGCGCAACGCCGCGCGCGGGGTGCGGGCCGTCACCTTCTCCGAGATCCCCACCCACCTCGGGCTGCCCTCCATCCACTCCGGCTACTGGAACCCCTTCTTCGCCGAATGCCAGGACACGGGGACGGTCGTCGCCATGCACATCGGCAGCAGCTCCCAGATGCCCGCCGCCTCCCCGGACGCGCCGCCCGCCGTGCAGGCCTCCTTGAGCTTCAACAACGCGATGGCCTCGATGACGGACTACCTCTTCAGCGGCGTCCTGGTGCGCTTCCCGCGGCTGAAGCTGGCCTACTCGGAAGGCCAGATGGGCTGGATCCCGTACGCCCTGGAACGCGCCGACGACGTGTGGGAGGAGCACCGCGCCTGGGGCGGGGTGCGCGACCTGGTGCCCGAGCCGCCGTCGACGTACTACTACCGGCAGATCTACTGCTGCTTCTTCCGCGACCGGCACGGTGTCGCCTCGCTGGACGCCGTCGGCCGCGACAACGCCACCTTCGAGACCGACTACCCGCACGTCGACTCGACCTTCCCGCACACCAAGGAGGTCGCCCTGGACCACGTGAAGGACCTGGACGACGAGACCGTGCACAAGCTGATGCGGGGCAACGCCATCCGCATGCTCGGCCTGGACCTGGACTGA
- a CDS encoding acyl-CoA dehydrogenase family protein: MDLSYTPQEEEFRARLRAWLATALPGLPAKPPPDDWPARRAYDLGWQRMLYDAGYAGVHWDSSPVLRLIFLEETERAGAPYVGANFVGLLHAGPTIAAEGTAGQRARWLPPILRGEQVWCQGFSEPGAGSDLASLRTRAWRDGDCYVVTGSKIWTSHAEVADWCELLVRTDPDAPRHRGISWLALPMDAEGVTVRPLRTLAGPAEFAEVFLDEVRVPVAHRVGEENDGWRVTQVTLSFERGTAFAGEVVACRRVLAALARAARENGRWDDPVLRRALVRLEAEFRALWRLVQWNVSEAEASGGVPGAGGSVFKLRYSHARQELYDTAADVLGADALDLDRPWVPDRLSALAYTIAAGTSQIQRSIVAERILGLPRGR, encoded by the coding sequence ATGGACCTCTCCTACACCCCGCAGGAAGAGGAGTTCCGGGCCCGGCTGCGCGCGTGGCTCGCCACGGCCCTGCCCGGCCTGCCCGCCAAGCCGCCCCCGGACGACTGGCCCGCCCGCCGCGCCTACGACCTGGGCTGGCAGCGGATGCTGTACGACGCCGGGTACGCCGGTGTGCACTGGGACTCCTCGCCCGTCCTGCGGCTGATCTTCCTGGAGGAGACCGAACGGGCCGGCGCGCCCTACGTGGGCGCCAACTTCGTCGGGCTGCTGCACGCCGGGCCCACGATCGCCGCCGAGGGCACCGCCGGGCAGCGGGCGCGCTGGCTGCCGCCGATCCTGCGCGGCGAGCAGGTGTGGTGCCAGGGGTTCAGCGAACCGGGCGCGGGCTCCGACCTCGCGTCGCTGCGCACGCGCGCGTGGCGGGACGGTGACTGCTACGTGGTGACCGGGTCCAAGATCTGGACCTCGCACGCCGAGGTCGCCGACTGGTGCGAACTGCTGGTGCGCACCGACCCCGACGCCCCCCGGCACCGGGGCATCAGCTGGCTGGCGCTGCCCATGGACGCCGAGGGGGTCACCGTACGGCCGCTGCGCACGCTCGCCGGGCCGGCGGAGTTCGCCGAGGTGTTCCTGGACGAGGTGCGGGTGCCGGTCGCCCACCGGGTGGGGGAGGAGAACGACGGCTGGCGGGTCACGCAGGTCACCCTCTCCTTCGAGCGCGGCACCGCCTTCGCCGGCGAGGTCGTCGCCTGCCGCCGGGTGCTGGCCGCACTCGCCCGCGCCGCCCGGGAGAACGGCCGCTGGGACGATCCCGTGCTGCGCCGCGCGCTCGTCCGGCTGGAGGCGGAGTTCCGGGCGCTGTGGCGGCTGGTCCAGTGGAACGTGAGCGAGGCGGAGGCGAGCGGCGGGGTCCCGGGCGCGGGCGGCTCGGTGTTCAAGCTCCGCTACTCGCACGCCCGTCAGGAGCTGTACGACACCGCGGCCGACGTCCTGGGCGCCGACGCCCTCGACCTGGACCGGCCCTGGGTGCCGGACCGGCTGTCGGCGCTGGCGTACACCATCGCCGCCGGCACCTCGCAGATCCAGCGCTCCATCGTCGCCGAGCGCATCCTCGGCCTGCCCAGGGGGAGATGA
- a CDS encoding acyl-CoA dehydrogenase family protein has translation MRFRLDDDQLALRAGVRELLGRCFGRERLRAAVDAPGRLDRALWRTLGAAGFFSLRLPEADGGAGGGLPEAVLVFEEAGRALLPGPLVATHLAADAVPGAAHGETVVTAVDGELVEWLDAADTVRGDARDAVPLRSVDPLTPLHRLPESRSPAPDPVAVLLTAAEQLGTAGRVCELAVGYARTREQFGRPIGAFQAVQHLCAELLVRAETARAAVYAAAVTADPADIAAARLLADEAAVRGARDCLQVHGGMGFTWEADVHLHLKRAWVRARRAGGSAWSEERLAAALAD, from the coding sequence GTGCGATTCCGGCTCGACGACGACCAACTCGCCCTGCGCGCGGGGGTGCGGGAGCTGCTGGGGCGGTGCTTCGGGCGGGAGCGGCTGCGGGCGGCCGTGGACGCGCCGGGCCGGCTGGACCGGGCGCTGTGGCGCACCCTCGGCGCCGCCGGGTTCTTCTCGCTGCGGCTGCCGGAGGCGGACGGCGGGGCCGGAGGGGGCCTGCCGGAGGCCGTCCTGGTCTTCGAGGAGGCGGGCCGGGCCCTGCTGCCCGGCCCCCTCGTGGCCACCCACCTCGCGGCGGACGCCGTACCCGGCGCGGCGCACGGAGAGACGGTCGTGACGGCCGTGGACGGGGAGCTGGTGGAGTGGCTGGACGCGGCGGACACCGTGCGCGGGGACGCCCGGGACGCCGTGCCCCTGCGGTCCGTCGACCCGCTGACACCACTGCACCGGCTACCGGAATCCCGTTCTCCCGCGCCCGATCCGGTCGCCGTTCTCCTCACCGCCGCCGAGCAGTTGGGGACGGCCGGGCGGGTGTGCGAGCTGGCCGTGGGGTACGCGCGGACGCGGGAGCAGTTCGGGCGGCCGATCGGGGCCTTCCAGGCCGTGCAGCACCTGTGCGCGGAGCTGCTGGTGCGGGCCGAGACCGCCCGGGCCGCCGTCTACGCCGCCGCCGTGACCGCCGACCCCGCCGACATCGCCGCCGCCCGGCTGCTCGCCGACGAGGCCGCCGTGCGGGGGGCCCGGGACTGTCTCCAGGTGCACGGCGGCATGGGGTTCACCTGGGAGGCGGATGTGCACCTGCACCTGAAGCGGGCCTGGGTGCGGGCGCGGAGGGCCGGAGGGAGCGCGTGGAGCGAGGAACGGCTGGCCGCCGCGCTGGCGGACTGA
- a CDS encoding ATP-binding protein, translating into MQLEIRPDPAEVGRARRWARSRLAGSGITADEPLAETLILLVSELVTNAVVHTGRPAVLRLCLPGAAAGNGTPAPVRVEVADTSSRAPQPRCAGDDATGGRGLALVECLADRWGWSPEGAGKSIWCELDRCSPPRRNAALAYGGGLPAYEGFAFEAV; encoded by the coding sequence GTGCAGCTGGAGATCCGGCCCGACCCCGCGGAGGTGGGGCGGGCCAGGCGGTGGGCCCGCTCGCGGCTCGCCGGGTCGGGCATAACGGCGGACGAGCCGCTGGCCGAGACCTTGATCCTGCTCGTCTCCGAGCTGGTGACCAACGCCGTGGTGCACACCGGCCGGCCGGCCGTGCTGCGGCTGTGCCTGCCGGGCGCGGCGGCCGGGAACGGCACGCCGGCCCCGGTGCGGGTCGAGGTCGCCGACACCAGCTCGCGGGCGCCCCAGCCCCGGTGTGCCGGCGACGACGCCACCGGCGGGCGGGGCCTGGCCCTCGTGGAGTGTCTCGCCGACCGCTGGGGCTGGAGCCCCGAGGGCGCCGGCAAGAGCATCTGGTGCGAACTGGACCGCTGTTCACCGCCCCGGCGGAACGCCGCGCTGGCGTACGGGGGCGGACTGCCCGCGTACGAGGGCTTCGCCTTCGAAGCGGTGTAG
- a CDS encoding cyclase family protein — protein MALPKEFHEIARRVNNWGRWGAGDETGTLNLITDEVVRAAAGEVRTGRRVPLALPLRQDGVQTGVIPGRVNPLHAMVQLNQELFGPGTVACSDDVVTMGLQAGTHWDALPHVSHSGTLYNGRPADTVTAHGGAEFGGIDKVRHLVSRGVLLDVAGARGVERLAGGHAVTPEDLEEAEEFGRVRVRAGDVVLVRTGQVRVYLAGDRHGYGHPSPGLSVRCPEWFHARDVAAVANDTLTFEIFPPEIENLWLPVHALHLVEMGMPQGQNWNLEELSTACGETGRYAFLLSAMPEPFVGATGTPVAPVAVL, from the coding sequence ATGGCACTGCCCAAGGAGTTCCACGAGATCGCCCGGCGCGTGAACAACTGGGGGCGCTGGGGGGCCGGCGACGAGACCGGCACCCTGAACCTGATCACCGACGAGGTGGTGCGGGCGGCGGCCGGCGAGGTGCGCACCGGCCGGCGGGTCCCGCTGGCCCTGCCGCTGCGGCAGGACGGGGTGCAGACCGGGGTGATCCCGGGCCGGGTCAATCCGCTGCACGCGATGGTGCAGCTCAACCAGGAGCTGTTCGGCCCGGGGACCGTGGCGTGCAGCGACGACGTGGTGACGATGGGCCTCCAGGCGGGCACCCACTGGGACGCGCTGCCCCATGTCTCGCACTCCGGGACGCTGTACAACGGGCGCCCGGCGGACACGGTCACCGCGCACGGCGGCGCGGAGTTCGGCGGCATCGACAAGGTGCGGCACCTGGTCTCGCGCGGGGTGCTGCTGGACGTGGCGGGCGCGCGGGGCGTGGAGCGGCTGGCCGGGGGCCACGCGGTGACGCCGGAGGACCTGGAGGAGGCCGAGGAGTTCGGCCGGGTCCGGGTGCGGGCCGGGGACGTCGTACTGGTGCGGACCGGGCAGGTGCGGGTGTATCTGGCCGGGGACCGGCACGGGTACGGTCATCCGTCGCCGGGGCTGTCGGTGCGCTGCCCGGAGTGGTTCCACGCGCGCGATGTGGCCGCGGTCGCGAACGACACGCTGACGTTCGAGATCTTTCCGCCCGAGATCGAGAATCTGTGGCTGCCCGTGCACGCGCTGCATCTGGTGGAGATGGGCATGCCGCAGGGCCAGAACTGGAATCTCGAAGAATTGTCCACAGCCTGTGGAGAAACCGGCCGGTACGCGTTCCTGCTGTCGGCGATGCCCGAGCCGTTCGTGGGCGCGACGGGCACGCCGGTGGCACCGGTGGCGGTCCTGTGA
- a CDS encoding SDR family oxidoreductase — translation MGNFLAGKVVAVTGAGRGIGRAVALAAAAEGAKVVINDYGVAVDGASPTSEVAEAVVKEIAAAGGEAVAVADDISTMAGGQRVVDTAVETYGRLDGAVCVAGILRERMLFNMTEEEWDPVLATHLKGTFTVFRAASAVMRGQRSGTLVGFTSGNHQGSVSQANYSAAKGGIISLVRSAALGLHKYGVTANAVAPVARTRMSAGVPTRLAELGEPEDVAALVVYLLSERAAAQGITGQVYTVAGPKIAVWAQPRELRAAYAEDGHWTPERIAEFLPGTVGTDPMPLLNEVAAMERAARGGARPNA, via the coding sequence GTGGGGAACTTCTTGGCAGGCAAGGTGGTCGCCGTGACCGGTGCCGGGCGCGGGATCGGCCGGGCGGTCGCGCTGGCGGCGGCGGCCGAGGGCGCGAAGGTCGTCATCAACGACTACGGCGTGGCGGTGGACGGCGCCTCGCCCACCAGCGAGGTCGCCGAGGCCGTCGTCAAGGAGATCGCGGCGGCGGGCGGCGAGGCCGTCGCGGTCGCCGACGACATCTCCACCATGGCCGGCGGACAGCGGGTCGTGGACACGGCCGTGGAGACCTACGGCCGCCTCGACGGAGCCGTGTGCGTGGCGGGCATCCTGCGGGAACGGATGCTGTTCAACATGACCGAGGAGGAGTGGGACCCGGTCCTCGCCACCCACCTGAAGGGCACGTTCACCGTGTTCCGGGCCGCCAGTGCCGTCATGCGCGGACAGCGCTCGGGCACCCTCGTCGGCTTCACCAGCGGCAACCACCAGGGCTCCGTCTCCCAGGCCAACTACAGCGCGGCCAAGGGCGGGATCATCTCGCTCGTGCGCAGCGCCGCGCTCGGCCTGCACAAGTACGGGGTGACCGCCAACGCGGTGGCGCCGGTGGCCCGTACCCGGATGTCGGCGGGCGTGCCCACGCGCCTGGCCGAACTGGGCGAGCCCGAGGACGTGGCCGCGCTGGTGGTGTACCTGCTGTCCGAGCGGGCCGCCGCCCAGGGCATCACCGGGCAGGTGTACACCGTGGCCGGGCCGAAGATCGCCGTGTGGGCCCAGCCCAGGGAATTGCGCGCCGCCTACGCCGAGGACGGTCACTGGACCCCGGAGCGCATCGCGGAGTTCCTGCCGGGGACGGTGGGCACCGACCCGATGCCGCTGCTGAACGAGGTGGCGGCCATGGAGCGGGCCGCGCGCGGCGGCGCGCGGCCCAACGCCTGA
- a CDS encoding acyl-CoA dehydrogenase family protein, translated as MDFDFGARDEAFRAEARAWLTAHRGAATRGRDWERTLGAAGWIGLGWSEAGYGNRTATLTQQVVWAEEYARCGAPPRSGHIGENLLAPTLLAHGDTGQKRRFLPPVAAGEELWCQGYSEPGAGSDLAGVRTAAVRDGAYYRISGQKTWTSLAHEADWCFVLARTDPGSRRHHGLSFLLVPMDQPGRIEVRPIRQLTGTSDFNEVFFDGARARVEHVVGAEGQGWRVAMSLLGFERGVSTLAQQIGFARELAEVVATAVETGAAADPVLRARLIRQWAELRAMRLHALRTLGGPGDQGAPSVAKLLWANWHQRLGELAVQVRGARAAVGPADWSAGAPYEIDAAQHLFLFSRADTIYGGSDQIQRTIIAERVLGLPAEAKGAV; from the coding sequence ATGGACTTCGACTTCGGCGCGCGGGACGAGGCGTTCCGCGCCGAGGCCCGCGCCTGGCTGACCGCCCACCGGGGCGCGGCCACGCGCGGCCGTGACTGGGAGCGGACGCTCGGCGCGGCCGGCTGGATCGGGCTCGGCTGGTCCGAGGCCGGGTACGGCAACCGCACCGCCACGCTCACCCAACAGGTCGTCTGGGCCGAGGAGTACGCCCGCTGCGGCGCCCCGCCGCGCTCCGGGCACATCGGCGAGAACCTGCTCGCCCCCACCCTCCTCGCGCACGGCGACACCGGGCAGAAGAGGCGGTTCCTGCCGCCCGTCGCCGCCGGCGAGGAACTGTGGTGCCAGGGCTACAGCGAACCCGGCGCCGGGTCGGACCTCGCCGGGGTGCGCACGGCAGCGGTCCGGGACGGGGCGTACTACCGGATCAGCGGGCAGAAGACCTGGACCTCGCTCGCCCACGAGGCCGACTGGTGCTTCGTGCTGGCCCGGACCGACCCGGGCTCGCGCCGCCACCACGGGCTGAGCTTCCTGCTCGTGCCCATGGACCAGCCCGGCCGGATCGAGGTGCGGCCCATCCGCCAGCTGACCGGCACCAGCGACTTCAACGAGGTCTTCTTCGACGGGGCACGCGCGCGCGTGGAGCACGTCGTCGGTGCGGAGGGCCAGGGCTGGCGGGTGGCGATGAGCCTGCTCGGGTTCGAACGCGGGGTGTCCACCCTGGCCCAGCAGATCGGCTTCGCCCGGGAGCTGGCCGAGGTCGTGGCCACGGCCGTCGAGACCGGGGCCGCGGCGGACCCCGTGCTGCGCGCCCGGCTGATACGGCAGTGGGCCGAGCTGCGCGCCATGCGGCTGCACGCCCTGCGCACCCTCGGCGGCCCGGGCGATCAGGGGGCGCCCAGCGTCGCCAAGCTGCTGTGGGCGAACTGGCACCAGAGGCTGGGCGAACTGGCGGTCCAGGTCAGGGGAGCGCGAGCGGCCGTCGGGCCCGCCGACTGGTCGGCCGGGGCGCCGTACGAGATCGACGCGGCCCAGCACCTGTTCCTGTTCAGCCGCGCCGACACCATCTACGGCGGCTCGGACCAGATCCAGCGCACCATCATCGCCGAGCGCGTGCTCGGCCTGCCGGCTGAGGCGAAGGGGGCCGTGTGA
- a CDS encoding alcohol dehydrogenase catalytic domain-containing protein, protein MRAVVFDGSRTEVVGDLAVREPGPGEVLVAIAAAGLCHSDLSVVDGTIPFPVPVVLGHEGAGIVEAVGAGVGHVAPGDHVALSTLANCGTCPDCDRGRPTMCRRAIGRPGTPFRRGTGPVHQFAASSAFAERTVVKAVQAVRIPPDIPLTSAALLGCGVLTGVGAVLNRARVEHGDSVVVIGAGGVGLNVLQGARLAGAAAVVAVDADPAKEAVARRFGATEFLTSAEDVRDLLPTGADHVFECVGRVELVERAVGLLDRHGQAVLLGVPPAGAEASFPVSALYLDKSILGCRYGSSRPQRDIARYAELYRQGHLLLDELVTAVHPVEDFAKARTDAEEGRVARVVLTF, encoded by the coding sequence ATGCGCGCGGTGGTGTTCGACGGCAGCCGGACCGAGGTCGTCGGCGATCTCGCGGTCCGGGAACCCGGGCCGGGCGAGGTGCTGGTGGCGATCGCGGCGGCCGGGCTGTGCCACAGCGACCTGTCGGTGGTGGACGGCACCATTCCGTTCCCGGTGCCGGTGGTGCTGGGGCACGAGGGCGCCGGGATCGTGGAGGCGGTGGGCGCCGGAGTCGGCCATGTCGCCCCCGGTGACCACGTGGCCCTGTCCACGCTCGCCAACTGCGGCACCTGCCCGGACTGCGACCGGGGCCGGCCCACCATGTGCCGGCGGGCGATCGGACGCCCGGGCACCCCGTTCCGGCGGGGCACCGGCCCGGTGCACCAGTTCGCGGCGAGCTCCGCCTTCGCGGAACGTACGGTCGTCAAGGCCGTGCAGGCGGTGCGGATACCGCCGGACATCCCCCTGACGTCCGCCGCGCTGCTCGGGTGCGGGGTGCTCACCGGCGTCGGCGCGGTGCTGAACCGGGCCCGGGTGGAGCACGGGGACAGCGTGGTCGTCATCGGCGCGGGCGGGGTCGGGCTGAACGTCCTGCAGGGCGCGCGGCTCGCGGGCGCCGCCGCCGTCGTGGCCGTGGACGCCGACCCGGCCAAGGAGGCGGTGGCCCGGCGGTTCGGCGCCACCGAGTTCCTGACCTCGGCGGAGGACGTCCGGGACCTGCTGCCGACCGGAGCCGACCACGTCTTCGAGTGCGTCGGACGGGTGGAGCTGGTCGAGCGGGCCGTCGGCCTGCTCGACCGGCACGGCCAGGCCGTCCTGCTCGGCGTGCCGCCCGCCGGGGCCGAGGCGTCCTTCCCGGTCTCCGCCCTCTACCTGGACAAGTCGATCCTCGGCTGCCGCTACGGCTCCTCGCGCCCGCAACGGGACATCGCCCGCTACGCCGAGCTGTACCGCCAGGGCCACCTGCTGCTGGACGAACTCGTGACGGCCGTCCACCCGGTGGAGGACTTCGCCAAGGCCCGCACGGACGCGGAGGAGGGACGGGTGGCACGGGTGGTACTGACGTTCTGA